A portion of the Amyelois transitella isolate CPQ chromosome 2, ilAmyTran1.1, whole genome shotgun sequence genome contains these proteins:
- the LOC106133567 gene encoding protein phosphatase PHLPP-like protein isoform X2, whose protein sequence is MVCDDGLHASSPHQQRKSLRRLASTRGFKPRPANQSGWIRVFEGLEPFAVDAPSKLLKVSIHSTVEDLNKQLGFGEELTLWLQIGGEKNRRLEQNEYPLRIQEQFLAVHGWKSEERRLRVAVDPELRHSFRWCAGPAARTGGVLRSGTLYILKGHVFPQWKPRPAHIIGSCLHIFGTSREAIELSGGTIEMCQPKAQRLVICLKPRCQGNLVPGDAGMNHLFLGFNTVWERNMWFCWLNEGTKSTQPPNVLDLSGGGQASLGTALSQHATSAFTIRVLRLRGNSLLTLPPQLWSLHALTHLDLSDNRIGELPEEICQLSQLEELNISENELKSLNCALKLPRLRTLNADHNLITNFAVNTSDKSTVMGPEDQNKNEHRAPLTSVDLRHNRLKGSIILGNYEHLVSLDISHNAVEVLVVSALRGLRELYAAHNSLQHLAFHGASLKILRAPHNKLETLTTTVPPINLVEMDVSNNKLTSLPQWLSGCSDLTTLYASNNQLTSLPDHLFCSELSSLSKLRLAHNKIASIPSMPRLRAPLKELLLHDNCIQSLPENFFSVCDRLSILNLSNNRLNRLPHARGPSSHCLERLYLTANCLTDNAADVITAFRGLKILHIAYNCLSSLPESCVNFWPEIEELVLSGNTLVKLPDNLPQLNKIRVVRAHSNKLRSVPMFACSASIKILDFAHNELDSIDLRLLAPKQLKFLDISCNQKLQVDPSQFTAYRCQRPLSLVDVTGRNSLPWKQKSGFHEELGGSTPWTTGFTECPNKSLQLCCAQIRLPSFCNKEGLFAIIDGENDIEVPKILQSCLPGLLLEEKSIKETVNEYMKYVVLSAHRELKERGQKNGACLIMCHLSPVTPLDNGFGQASKRYNLRLANVGDTKAVLSRRNGPLSLGIENNKRLGYSSRYPNTIPDPDVIQTIIKEDDEFLIMGNGKFWNAVGIETAVTEVRAERNPVLAAKRLQDLAQSYGVDDCMSVIIIRFDIVRGDVDLLMRELRQTINSHKSVCRSDCCCSRLDACCHSASPPKPCSDRSSPSGQSDRPPSETVSQQHSISQHYASVRSQAKASERRSCRGGVARAIRVRVEEDKEDEQKIDDISTSEEQFKCWEYMLEQNTQMLFDKELDNLSKGIKSNEKSAQSQDSLDLEGRMQQYWGVATTEL, encoded by the exons ATGGTCTGCGATGACGGGCTGCATGCATCATCGCCTCACCAGCAACGGAAATCACTACGCCGCCTTGCTTCTACGCGCGGTTTCAAACCACGCCCCGCCAATCAGTCTGGCTGGATACGAGTCTTCGAAGGCCTCGAACCTTTCGCTGTTGATGCACCCAGCAAACTGCTCAAGGTCTCCATCCACAGTACAGTCGAAGACCTTAATAAGCAGCTCGGATTTGGAGAGGAACTGACCTTGTGGTTACAAATTGGAGGAGAAAAGAACAGACGTTTGGAGCAGAATGAATACCCATTACGAATTCAGGAGCAGTTTTTGGCAGTGCATGGATGGAAGTCTGAGGAGAGGCGATTGCGAGTCGCAGTTGATCCCGAGCTGCGGCATTCGTTCCGATGGTGCGCGGGTCCGGCTGCTCGAACCGGTGGTGTTTTACGATCAGGCACCCTTTACATACTGAAAGGGCATGTTTTCCCGCAATGGAAACCACGACCTGCCCACATCATCGGATCATGTCTACATATTTTTG gAACTTCGCGAGAGGCAATAGAGTTGAGCGGTGGCACAATTGAAATGTGCCAACCAAAAGCCCAAAGACTAGTGATTTGCTTAAAACCACGTTGTCAAGGAAACCTGGTGCCCGGAGACGCTGGTATGAATCACCTATTCCTTGGGTTCAATACAGTTTGGGAGAGAAATATGTGGTTTTGCTGGTTAAACGAG GGCACCAAAAGTACACAGCCTCCCAACGTCCTCGACCTAAGCGGTGGGGGGCAAGCCTCCCTCGGCACTGCCCTATCCCAACATGCTACTAGTGCGTTCACCATCAGAGTACTGCGCCTGCGCGGGAACTCCTTGCTTACCCTCCCTCCACAGTTGTGGTCCCTACATGCGTTGACGCATCTGGATCTGAGCGATAATAGGATTGGAGAATTGCCAGAAGAAATATGCCAGTTAAGCCA ACTAGAAGAACTAAATATCAGCGAGAACGAACTGAAATCGCTGAACTGCGCGTTAAAACTACCGCGCTTACGGACTCTTAATGCTGATCACAATTTGATTACAAACTTCGCTGTAAATACA TCTGACAAAAGCACGGTAATGGGCCCAGAAGACCAAAACAAAAACGAGCACCGCGCGCCGCTCACCAGCGTGGACCTTCGCCACAATCGACTGAAAGGAAGCATCATACTTGGTAACTATGAA CACTTGGTGTCTCTAGACATATCTCATAACGCAGTGGAAGTTTTAGTGGTATCGGCGCTACGCGGTCTTCGGGAATTATACGCTGCTCACAATTCGCTCCAACATCTAGCATTTCATGGCGCTTCACTTAAAATACTACGTGCTCCACATAACA AACTGGAGACACTGACTACAACGGTACCACCGATAAATCTTGTGGAGATGGATGTTTCGAACAACAAACTTACATCACTGCCACAGTGGCTCAGTGGATGTTCGGACCTTACAACCCTTTATGCCAGCAATAACCAGTTGACATCATTACCAGATCATCTGTTTTGTAGTGAACTATCtagtttaagtaaattaagatTAGCTCACAACAAAATTGCAAGTATCCCATCAATGCCAAGATTAAGAGCACCTCTGAAAGAATTACTACTTCATGACAACTGCATACAATCCCTACCCGAGAACTTCTTTTCCGTTTGTGATAGGCTAAGTATATTAAATCTTTCTAATAACAGATTAAATCGCCTACCACATGCACGAGGCCCGTCATCACATTGCCTAGAACGCCTGTATTTAACAGCCAATTGTTTAACTGATAATGCAGCAGATGTCATCACAGCATTCCGTGGATTGAAAATATTACACATAGCTTATAACTGCCTGTCAAGTTTACCAGAAAGTTGCGTCAATTTTTGGCCAGAAATAGAAGAATTGGTACTATCAGGAAATACTTTAGTTAAACTGCCTGATAATTTACCACAACTGAACAAGATCAGGGTTGTACGTGctcattcaaataaattaagatcAGTTCCAATGTTTGCATGTAGCGcttcaataaaaattctagATTTTGCACACAATGAACTCGATAGCATAGATTTAAGGCTTCTTGCCCCTAAACAACTGAAGTTTCTTGATATATCTTGCAATCAAAAACTACAAGTTGATCCCTCACAATTTACCGCGTATAGATGTCAAAGGCCATTAAGTTTAGTAGATGTAACTGGAAGAAATTCATTACCATGGAAACAGAAAAGTGGCTTCCACGAAGAACTTGGCGGTTCGACTCCATGGACCACAGGATTTACAGAGTGTCCTAACAAATCATTGCAATTATGTTGTGCCCAAATACGATTACCATCATTTTGCAATAAAGAAGGACTTTTTGCAATTATTGATGGAGAAAATGATATTGAAGTGCCAAAAATACTACAGTCATGTCTTCCCGGTTTATTACTAGAAGAAAAATCTATTAAAGAAACCGTCAATGAATATATGAAATACGTTGTATTATCGGCCCATAGAGAATTAAAAGAAAGGGGTCAGAAAAATGGGGCGTGTTTGATAATGTGCCACTTGTCGCCAGTAACCCCATTAGATAATGGATTCGGTCAAGCTTCTAAACGATACAATTTAAGGCTTGCCAACGTCGGTGACACGAAAGCTGTTCTCAGTAGAAGAAATGGACCATTAAGCTTAGGAATAGAAAACAATAAGCGTTTAGGGTACTCATCGAGATATCCCAATACCATCCCAGATCCTGATGTTatacaaacaataattaaagaaGATGATGAGTTTTTGATAATGGGCAATGGTAAATTTTGGAATGCAGTTGGCATTGAAACTGCTGTGACAGAAGTTAGAGCTGAACGCAATCCTGTGCTTGCTGCAAAACGGTTACAAGATTTGGCTCAAAGTTACGGAGTTGATGATTGCATGTCTGTTATAATAATACGATTTGATATAGTACGAGGTGATGTAGATCTTCTCATGAGAGAACTACGCCAGACGATAAATAGTCATAAATCTGTGTGTAGATCTGATTGTTGTTGCTCTCGACTTGATGCTTGTTGCCATTCCGCTTCCCCACCTAAACCATGTAGTGACCGTTCATCTCCTAGTGGCCAAAGTGACCGTCCTCCAAGTGAAACAGTAAGTCAGCAACATTCTATCAGCCAACATTACGCCAGCGTACGATCACAAGCCAAAGCCTCAGAAAGAAGAAGCTGTCGTGGAGGCGTAGCGAGAGCAATTCGTGTACGCGTTGAAGAAGATAAAGAAGACGAACAAAAAATCGATGATATTTCTACCTCTGAAGAACAATTTAAATGCTGGGAGTATATGCTAGAACAAAATACACAGATGCTATTTGATAAAGAATTAGACAATCTCTCCAAAGGGATCAAATCAAAT GAAAAGTCTGCACAGTCACAAGATTCATTAGACCTCGAAGGCCGCATGCAACAGTACTGGGGAGTGGCAACAACTGAActgtaa
- the LOC106133567 gene encoding protein phosphatase PHLPP-like protein isoform X1: protein MVCDDGLHASSPHQQRKSLRRLASTRGFKPRPANQSGWIRVFEGLEPFAVDAPSKLLKVSIHSTVEDLNKQLGFGEELTLWLQIGGEKNRRLEQNEYPLRIQEQFLAVHGWKSEERRLRVAVDPELRHSFRWCAGPAARTGGVLRSGTLYILKGHVFPQWKPRPAHIIGSCLHIFGTSREAIELSGGTIEMCQPKAQRLVICLKPRCQGNLVPGDAGMNHLFLGFNTVWERNMWFCWLNEGTKSTQPPNVLDLSGGGQASLGTALSQHATSAFTIRVLRLRGNSLLTLPPQLWSLHALTHLDLSDNRIGELPEEICQLSQLEELNISENELKSLNCALKLPRLRTLNADHNLITNFAVNTSDKSTVMGPEDQNKNEHRAPLTSVDLRHNRLKGSIILGNYEHLVSLDISHNAVEVLVVSALRGLRELYAAHNSLQHLAFHGASLKILRAPHNKLETLTTTVPPINLVEMDVSNNKLTSLPQWLSGCSDLTTLYASNNQLTSLPDHLFCSELSSLSKLRLAHNKIASIPSMPRLRAPLKELLLHDNCIQSLPENFFSVCDRLSILNLSNNRLNRLPHARGPSSHCLERLYLTANCLTDNAADVITAFRGLKILHIAYNCLSSLPESCVNFWPEIEELVLSGNTLVKLPDNLPQLNKIRVVRAHSNKLRSVPMFACSASIKILDFAHNELDSIDLRLLAPKQLKFLDISCNQKLQVDPSQFTAYRCQRPLSLVDVTGRNSLPWKQKSGFHEELGGSTPWTTGFTECPNKSLQLCCAQIRLPSFCNKEGLFAIIDGENDIEVPKILQSCLPGLLLEEKSIKETVNEYMKYVVLSAHRELKERGQKNGACLIMCHLSPVTPLDNGFGQASKRYNLRLANVGDTKAVLSRRNGPLSLGIENNKRLGYSSRYPNTIPDPDVIQTIIKEDDEFLIMGNGKFWNAVGIETAVTEVRAERNPVLAAKRLQDLAQSYGVDDCMSVIIIRFDIVRGDVDLLMRELRQTINSHKSVCRSDCCCSRLDACCHSASPPKPCSDRSSPSGQSDRPPSETVSQQHSISQHYASVRSQAKASERRSCRGGVARAIRVRVEEDKEDEQKIDDISTSEEQFKCWEYMLEQNTQMLFDKELDNLSKGIKSNVSSLRNFKGISGSSPQLHLSGKTNKVPFLSKHFGSARSFGTNLKPELRFGSGRLPNGGPNAAYFGSLQRLMPYHLEYDFAVIQEKSAQSQDSLDLEGRMQQYWGVATTEL from the exons ATGGTCTGCGATGACGGGCTGCATGCATCATCGCCTCACCAGCAACGGAAATCACTACGCCGCCTTGCTTCTACGCGCGGTTTCAAACCACGCCCCGCCAATCAGTCTGGCTGGATACGAGTCTTCGAAGGCCTCGAACCTTTCGCTGTTGATGCACCCAGCAAACTGCTCAAGGTCTCCATCCACAGTACAGTCGAAGACCTTAATAAGCAGCTCGGATTTGGAGAGGAACTGACCTTGTGGTTACAAATTGGAGGAGAAAAGAACAGACGTTTGGAGCAGAATGAATACCCATTACGAATTCAGGAGCAGTTTTTGGCAGTGCATGGATGGAAGTCTGAGGAGAGGCGATTGCGAGTCGCAGTTGATCCCGAGCTGCGGCATTCGTTCCGATGGTGCGCGGGTCCGGCTGCTCGAACCGGTGGTGTTTTACGATCAGGCACCCTTTACATACTGAAAGGGCATGTTTTCCCGCAATGGAAACCACGACCTGCCCACATCATCGGATCATGTCTACATATTTTTG gAACTTCGCGAGAGGCAATAGAGTTGAGCGGTGGCACAATTGAAATGTGCCAACCAAAAGCCCAAAGACTAGTGATTTGCTTAAAACCACGTTGTCAAGGAAACCTGGTGCCCGGAGACGCTGGTATGAATCACCTATTCCTTGGGTTCAATACAGTTTGGGAGAGAAATATGTGGTTTTGCTGGTTAAACGAG GGCACCAAAAGTACACAGCCTCCCAACGTCCTCGACCTAAGCGGTGGGGGGCAAGCCTCCCTCGGCACTGCCCTATCCCAACATGCTACTAGTGCGTTCACCATCAGAGTACTGCGCCTGCGCGGGAACTCCTTGCTTACCCTCCCTCCACAGTTGTGGTCCCTACATGCGTTGACGCATCTGGATCTGAGCGATAATAGGATTGGAGAATTGCCAGAAGAAATATGCCAGTTAAGCCA ACTAGAAGAACTAAATATCAGCGAGAACGAACTGAAATCGCTGAACTGCGCGTTAAAACTACCGCGCTTACGGACTCTTAATGCTGATCACAATTTGATTACAAACTTCGCTGTAAATACA TCTGACAAAAGCACGGTAATGGGCCCAGAAGACCAAAACAAAAACGAGCACCGCGCGCCGCTCACCAGCGTGGACCTTCGCCACAATCGACTGAAAGGAAGCATCATACTTGGTAACTATGAA CACTTGGTGTCTCTAGACATATCTCATAACGCAGTGGAAGTTTTAGTGGTATCGGCGCTACGCGGTCTTCGGGAATTATACGCTGCTCACAATTCGCTCCAACATCTAGCATTTCATGGCGCTTCACTTAAAATACTACGTGCTCCACATAACA AACTGGAGACACTGACTACAACGGTACCACCGATAAATCTTGTGGAGATGGATGTTTCGAACAACAAACTTACATCACTGCCACAGTGGCTCAGTGGATGTTCGGACCTTACAACCCTTTATGCCAGCAATAACCAGTTGACATCATTACCAGATCATCTGTTTTGTAGTGAACTATCtagtttaagtaaattaagatTAGCTCACAACAAAATTGCAAGTATCCCATCAATGCCAAGATTAAGAGCACCTCTGAAAGAATTACTACTTCATGACAACTGCATACAATCCCTACCCGAGAACTTCTTTTCCGTTTGTGATAGGCTAAGTATATTAAATCTTTCTAATAACAGATTAAATCGCCTACCACATGCACGAGGCCCGTCATCACATTGCCTAGAACGCCTGTATTTAACAGCCAATTGTTTAACTGATAATGCAGCAGATGTCATCACAGCATTCCGTGGATTGAAAATATTACACATAGCTTATAACTGCCTGTCAAGTTTACCAGAAAGTTGCGTCAATTTTTGGCCAGAAATAGAAGAATTGGTACTATCAGGAAATACTTTAGTTAAACTGCCTGATAATTTACCACAACTGAACAAGATCAGGGTTGTACGTGctcattcaaataaattaagatcAGTTCCAATGTTTGCATGTAGCGcttcaataaaaattctagATTTTGCACACAATGAACTCGATAGCATAGATTTAAGGCTTCTTGCCCCTAAACAACTGAAGTTTCTTGATATATCTTGCAATCAAAAACTACAAGTTGATCCCTCACAATTTACCGCGTATAGATGTCAAAGGCCATTAAGTTTAGTAGATGTAACTGGAAGAAATTCATTACCATGGAAACAGAAAAGTGGCTTCCACGAAGAACTTGGCGGTTCGACTCCATGGACCACAGGATTTACAGAGTGTCCTAACAAATCATTGCAATTATGTTGTGCCCAAATACGATTACCATCATTTTGCAATAAAGAAGGACTTTTTGCAATTATTGATGGAGAAAATGATATTGAAGTGCCAAAAATACTACAGTCATGTCTTCCCGGTTTATTACTAGAAGAAAAATCTATTAAAGAAACCGTCAATGAATATATGAAATACGTTGTATTATCGGCCCATAGAGAATTAAAAGAAAGGGGTCAGAAAAATGGGGCGTGTTTGATAATGTGCCACTTGTCGCCAGTAACCCCATTAGATAATGGATTCGGTCAAGCTTCTAAACGATACAATTTAAGGCTTGCCAACGTCGGTGACACGAAAGCTGTTCTCAGTAGAAGAAATGGACCATTAAGCTTAGGAATAGAAAACAATAAGCGTTTAGGGTACTCATCGAGATATCCCAATACCATCCCAGATCCTGATGTTatacaaacaataattaaagaaGATGATGAGTTTTTGATAATGGGCAATGGTAAATTTTGGAATGCAGTTGGCATTGAAACTGCTGTGACAGAAGTTAGAGCTGAACGCAATCCTGTGCTTGCTGCAAAACGGTTACAAGATTTGGCTCAAAGTTACGGAGTTGATGATTGCATGTCTGTTATAATAATACGATTTGATATAGTACGAGGTGATGTAGATCTTCTCATGAGAGAACTACGCCAGACGATAAATAGTCATAAATCTGTGTGTAGATCTGATTGTTGTTGCTCTCGACTTGATGCTTGTTGCCATTCCGCTTCCCCACCTAAACCATGTAGTGACCGTTCATCTCCTAGTGGCCAAAGTGACCGTCCTCCAAGTGAAACAGTAAGTCAGCAACATTCTATCAGCCAACATTACGCCAGCGTACGATCACAAGCCAAAGCCTCAGAAAGAAGAAGCTGTCGTGGAGGCGTAGCGAGAGCAATTCGTGTACGCGTTGAAGAAGATAAAGAAGACGAACAAAAAATCGATGATATTTCTACCTCTGAAGAACAATTTAAATGCTGGGAGTATATGCTAGAACAAAATACACAGATGCTATTTGATAAAGAATTAGACAATCTCTCCAAAGGGATCAAATCAAATGTAAGTAGTTTACGTAATTTTAAAGGTATATCAGGTAGTAGTCCACAATTGCATCTGTCAGGAAAAACGAACAAAGTTCCATTTCTGTCAAAACATTTTGGGAGTGCGCGGTCTTTTGGAACTAATTTAAAGCCAGAGCTGCGTTTCGGCTCTGGAAGATTACCGAACGGAGGTCCTAATGCTGCATATTTTGGTTCACTTCAACGCTTAATGCCATACCATTTAGAATATGATTTCGCTGTAATACAGGAAAAGTCTGCACAGTCACAAGATTCATTAGACCTCGAAGGCCGCATGCAACAGTACTGGGGAGTGGCAACAACTGAActgtaa
- the LOC106133567 gene encoding protein phosphatase PHLPP-like protein isoform X3: MVERETMGVDDEELDSLDVFTQQDEDFLDSLEPTILKEKCDNILGTKSTQPPNVLDLSGGGQASLGTALSQHATSAFTIRVLRLRGNSLLTLPPQLWSLHALTHLDLSDNRIGELPEEICQLSQLEELNISENELKSLNCALKLPRLRTLNADHNLITNFAVNTSDKSTVMGPEDQNKNEHRAPLTSVDLRHNRLKGSIILGNYEHLVSLDISHNAVEVLVVSALRGLRELYAAHNSLQHLAFHGASLKILRAPHNKLETLTTTVPPINLVEMDVSNNKLTSLPQWLSGCSDLTTLYASNNQLTSLPDHLFCSELSSLSKLRLAHNKIASIPSMPRLRAPLKELLLHDNCIQSLPENFFSVCDRLSILNLSNNRLNRLPHARGPSSHCLERLYLTANCLTDNAADVITAFRGLKILHIAYNCLSSLPESCVNFWPEIEELVLSGNTLVKLPDNLPQLNKIRVVRAHSNKLRSVPMFACSASIKILDFAHNELDSIDLRLLAPKQLKFLDISCNQKLQVDPSQFTAYRCQRPLSLVDVTGRNSLPWKQKSGFHEELGGSTPWTTGFTECPNKSLQLCCAQIRLPSFCNKEGLFAIIDGENDIEVPKILQSCLPGLLLEEKSIKETVNEYMKYVVLSAHRELKERGQKNGACLIMCHLSPVTPLDNGFGQASKRYNLRLANVGDTKAVLSRRNGPLSLGIENNKRLGYSSRYPNTIPDPDVIQTIIKEDDEFLIMGNGKFWNAVGIETAVTEVRAERNPVLAAKRLQDLAQSYGVDDCMSVIIIRFDIVRGDVDLLMRELRQTINSHKSVCRSDCCCSRLDACCHSASPPKPCSDRSSPSGQSDRPPSETVSQQHSISQHYASVRSQAKASERRSCRGGVARAIRVRVEEDKEDEQKIDDISTSEEQFKCWEYMLEQNTQMLFDKELDNLSKGIKSNVSSLRNFKGISGSSPQLHLSGKTNKVPFLSKHFGSARSFGTNLKPELRFGSGRLPNGGPNAAYFGSLQRLMPYHLEYDFAVIQEKSAQSQDSLDLEGRMQQYWGVATTEL, encoded by the exons ATGGTGGAAAGGGAGACAATGGGTGTGGATGATGAGGAGCTTGACAGTTTGGACGTGTTCACTCAGCAAGACGAGGATTTCCTGGATAGTTTGGAGCCAACTATATTGAAAGAGAAGTGTGATAATATACTG GGCACCAAAAGTACACAGCCTCCCAACGTCCTCGACCTAAGCGGTGGGGGGCAAGCCTCCCTCGGCACTGCCCTATCCCAACATGCTACTAGTGCGTTCACCATCAGAGTACTGCGCCTGCGCGGGAACTCCTTGCTTACCCTCCCTCCACAGTTGTGGTCCCTACATGCGTTGACGCATCTGGATCTGAGCGATAATAGGATTGGAGAATTGCCAGAAGAAATATGCCAGTTAAGCCA ACTAGAAGAACTAAATATCAGCGAGAACGAACTGAAATCGCTGAACTGCGCGTTAAAACTACCGCGCTTACGGACTCTTAATGCTGATCACAATTTGATTACAAACTTCGCTGTAAATACA TCTGACAAAAGCACGGTAATGGGCCCAGAAGACCAAAACAAAAACGAGCACCGCGCGCCGCTCACCAGCGTGGACCTTCGCCACAATCGACTGAAAGGAAGCATCATACTTGGTAACTATGAA CACTTGGTGTCTCTAGACATATCTCATAACGCAGTGGAAGTTTTAGTGGTATCGGCGCTACGCGGTCTTCGGGAATTATACGCTGCTCACAATTCGCTCCAACATCTAGCATTTCATGGCGCTTCACTTAAAATACTACGTGCTCCACATAACA AACTGGAGACACTGACTACAACGGTACCACCGATAAATCTTGTGGAGATGGATGTTTCGAACAACAAACTTACATCACTGCCACAGTGGCTCAGTGGATGTTCGGACCTTACAACCCTTTATGCCAGCAATAACCAGTTGACATCATTACCAGATCATCTGTTTTGTAGTGAACTATCtagtttaagtaaattaagatTAGCTCACAACAAAATTGCAAGTATCCCATCAATGCCAAGATTAAGAGCACCTCTGAAAGAATTACTACTTCATGACAACTGCATACAATCCCTACCCGAGAACTTCTTTTCCGTTTGTGATAGGCTAAGTATATTAAATCTTTCTAATAACAGATTAAATCGCCTACCACATGCACGAGGCCCGTCATCACATTGCCTAGAACGCCTGTATTTAACAGCCAATTGTTTAACTGATAATGCAGCAGATGTCATCACAGCATTCCGTGGATTGAAAATATTACACATAGCTTATAACTGCCTGTCAAGTTTACCAGAAAGTTGCGTCAATTTTTGGCCAGAAATAGAAGAATTGGTACTATCAGGAAATACTTTAGTTAAACTGCCTGATAATTTACCACAACTGAACAAGATCAGGGTTGTACGTGctcattcaaataaattaagatcAGTTCCAATGTTTGCATGTAGCGcttcaataaaaattctagATTTTGCACACAATGAACTCGATAGCATAGATTTAAGGCTTCTTGCCCCTAAACAACTGAAGTTTCTTGATATATCTTGCAATCAAAAACTACAAGTTGATCCCTCACAATTTACCGCGTATAGATGTCAAAGGCCATTAAGTTTAGTAGATGTAACTGGAAGAAATTCATTACCATGGAAACAGAAAAGTGGCTTCCACGAAGAACTTGGCGGTTCGACTCCATGGACCACAGGATTTACAGAGTGTCCTAACAAATCATTGCAATTATGTTGTGCCCAAATACGATTACCATCATTTTGCAATAAAGAAGGACTTTTTGCAATTATTGATGGAGAAAATGATATTGAAGTGCCAAAAATACTACAGTCATGTCTTCCCGGTTTATTACTAGAAGAAAAATCTATTAAAGAAACCGTCAATGAATATATGAAATACGTTGTATTATCGGCCCATAGAGAATTAAAAGAAAGGGGTCAGAAAAATGGGGCGTGTTTGATAATGTGCCACTTGTCGCCAGTAACCCCATTAGATAATGGATTCGGTCAAGCTTCTAAACGATACAATTTAAGGCTTGCCAACGTCGGTGACACGAAAGCTGTTCTCAGTAGAAGAAATGGACCATTAAGCTTAGGAATAGAAAACAATAAGCGTTTAGGGTACTCATCGAGATATCCCAATACCATCCCAGATCCTGATGTTatacaaacaataattaaagaaGATGATGAGTTTTTGATAATGGGCAATGGTAAATTTTGGAATGCAGTTGGCATTGAAACTGCTGTGACAGAAGTTAGAGCTGAACGCAATCCTGTGCTTGCTGCAAAACGGTTACAAGATTTGGCTCAAAGTTACGGAGTTGATGATTGCATGTCTGTTATAATAATACGATTTGATATAGTACGAGGTGATGTAGATCTTCTCATGAGAGAACTACGCCAGACGATAAATAGTCATAAATCTGTGTGTAGATCTGATTGTTGTTGCTCTCGACTTGATGCTTGTTGCCATTCCGCTTCCCCACCTAAACCATGTAGTGACCGTTCATCTCCTAGTGGCCAAAGTGACCGTCCTCCAAGTGAAACAGTAAGTCAGCAACATTCTATCAGCCAACATTACGCCAGCGTACGATCACAAGCCAAAGCCTCAGAAAGAAGAAGCTGTCGTGGAGGCGTAGCGAGAGCAATTCGTGTACGCGTTGAAGAAGATAAAGAAGACGAACAAAAAATCGATGATATTTCTACCTCTGAAGAACAATTTAAATGCTGGGAGTATATGCTAGAACAAAATACACAGATGCTATTTGATAAAGAATTAGACAATCTCTCCAAAGGGATCAAATCAAATGTAAGTAGTTTACGTAATTTTAAAGGTATATCAGGTAGTAGTCCACAATTGCATCTGTCAGGAAAAACGAACAAAGTTCCATTTCTGTCAAAACATTTTGGGAGTGCGCGGTCTTTTGGAACTAATTTAAAGCCAGAGCTGCGTTTCGGCTCTGGAAGATTACCGAACGGAGGTCCTAATGCTGCATATTTTGGTTCACTTCAACGCTTAATGCCATACCATTTAGAATATGATTTCGCTGTAATACAGGAAAAGTCTGCACAGTCACAAGATTCATTAGACCTCGAAGGCCGCATGCAACAGTACTGGGGAGTGGCAACAACTGAActgtaa